One window of the Bremerella sp. JC817 genome contains the following:
- a CDS encoding response regulator: protein MSTPTPSRGRALVCDDSMLMRKLVIDSLAEDGWTIVGEAQNGKQALDQYKALKPDVVTLDIVMPEFDGIFGLENIMEFDANAKIVMVSALNQTTLVAEAVRKGAQDFIVKPFLPEHLQETLRRMVDANLPA, encoded by the coding sequence ATGAGTACACCGACACCTTCCCGAGGTCGCGCACTGGTTTGCGACGACTCGATGTTGATGCGAAAGCTGGTTATCGACTCGCTGGCCGAAGATGGCTGGACGATCGTAGGCGAAGCGCAGAACGGCAAGCAAGCGCTCGATCAATACAAAGCCCTGAAACCGGACGTTGTAACGCTCGACATTGTGATGCCTGAATTCGACGGCATTTTCGGGCTCGAAAACATTATGGAATTCGATGCCAATGCCAAGATCGTCATGGTCAGTGCGCTGAACCAGACGACCCTGGTCGCCGAAGCGGTGCGTAAAGGAGCTCAAGACTTCATCGTTAAGCCGTTCCTGCCGGAACATCTGCAAGAGACTTTGCGACGCATGGTCGACGCCAATCTGCCCGCCTAA
- a CDS encoding STAS domain-containing protein, translating to MSDQKRLKISEVDDVTVVEFKDRKILDDVQIQEIGQEFSDLVEVEKKRNILLNFSHVEFLSSSALGKLISLDKQVKQQEGHLKMSNIRPEIMEVFAITRLNKLFDIKDDVPDALAAFRG from the coding sequence ATGTCGGATCAAAAACGCCTCAAAATCTCCGAGGTGGACGACGTTACCGTCGTTGAATTCAAGGATCGCAAGATCTTGGATGACGTTCAGATTCAGGAAATCGGCCAAGAGTTCAGCGACCTGGTCGAGGTCGAAAAGAAGCGGAATATCCTGCTGAACTTCTCCCATGTTGAATTCCTCTCGAGTTCGGCCCTGGGCAAACTGATTAGCCTGGACAAGCAGGTTAAACAGCAGGAGGGGCATCTGAAGATGAGCAATATTCGTCCTGAGATCATGGAAGTGTTTGCCATCACCCGTCTGAACAAGTTGTTCGATATCAAAGACGACGTTCCGGACGCACTGGCAGCCTTTCGCGGCTAA
- a CDS encoding ATP-binding protein — MGDDNNWLWSNQETIPSDTAEGQRLIKELLAQLDRAEWASHDSFGIHLAAEEALVNAIKHGNKQDPNKSVEVDMRVGKERVLIHITDEGPGFDPTDVPDPTLDENLDVPSGRGVMLIKAYMTDVQYNEKGNSVRMVKDRTSK; from the coding sequence ATGGGCGACGACAACAACTGGCTATGGTCCAATCAGGAAACCATTCCTAGTGATACGGCGGAAGGGCAGCGACTCATTAAGGAACTGCTTGCCCAACTCGACCGCGCCGAATGGGCCTCGCACGATTCGTTCGGGATCCACCTGGCGGCTGAAGAAGCGCTAGTGAATGCTATCAAGCACGGGAACAAGCAAGATCCCAACAAGTCGGTCGAAGTCGACATGCGTGTCGGCAAAGAACGGGTGCTGATCCATATCACCGACGAAGGTCCTGGCTTCGATCCAACCGATGTGCCAGATCCTACCCTGGACGAGAATCTGGACGTACCCTCGGGTCGCGGCGTGATGCTGATTAAGGCCTACATGACCGACGTTCAGTACAACGAAAAAGGGAACTCGGTACGGATGGTCAAGGACCGCACGAGCAAGTAA
- a CDS encoding type I restriction endonuclease subunit R: protein MTEYKTIAESSNFIILEKYNREWMVAESYQSEGDLERELIQDLENQGYEFRKDLKSQQALLTNVRGHLQTLNAVEFSDGEWLRFVETFLDKPSESIVDKTRKIHDDYIHDFVFDDGRIQNIYLLDKRNPARNKLEVIQQFEQTGSHANRYDVTILVNGLPLVQVELKKRGVAIREAFNQVHRYSKESFNSANSLYKYLQLFVISNGTDTRYFANTTRRDKNSFDFTMNWAKSDNSLLKDLKDFTATFFQKKTLLEVLLKYAVFDVSDTLLVMRPYQIAATERILWKISSSFSAKAWSKPESGGYIWHTTGSGKTLTSFKAARLATELDFIDKVFFVVDRKDLDYQTMKEYQRFSPDSVNGSDSTAGLKRNLDIDDNKIVVTTIQKLNNLMKSESDLPIYQKQVVFIFDECHRSQFGEAQKNLQKKFKRYYQFGFTGTPIFPQNALGAETTASVFGRELHSYVITDAIRDEKVLKFKVDYNDVRPQFKAIETEQDEKKLTAAENRQALLHPDRIREISQYVLTHFRQKTHRLRANRTGFNAMFAVSSVDAAKLYYEALNKLQKDSERPLRIATIFSFAANEEQDAVGEIQDESFDVSAMNSSAKEFLNTAIADYNGYFKTSFSVDSNGFQNYYRDLAMRVRGTSNSGVELPPDQKVDLLVVVGMFLTGFDAPRLNTLFVDKNLRYHGLIQAFSRTNRIYDATKTFGNIVTFRDLEQPTVDAITLFGDSNTKNVVLEKSYKEYMEGFTDIVTGQARRGFKEVVAELEERFPNPDEIVREKDKKDFAKLFGEYLRVENVLQNFDEFASLKALQSIDMDDAEQVEAFKEEHYLSDEDLEELQNIQVPPDRKIQDYRSTYNDIRDWLRREKASNETEESTIDWTDVVFEVDLLKSQEINLDYILELIFEHNKKTKDKSQLLDEVRRLIRASVGNRAKESLVVDFINQADLDGLPDKASVIEAFFGFARAEQQREADELITDENLNALEAKRYISTSLRREYASENGTELNAILPKMSPLNPQYLTKKQSVFQKIAAFVEKFKGVGGDV, encoded by the coding sequence ATGACCGAATACAAAACCATCGCCGAATCGAGCAACTTCATCATCCTGGAAAAATACAACCGGGAGTGGATGGTCGCTGAAAGCTACCAGAGCGAAGGCGATCTCGAACGTGAACTGATTCAGGACTTGGAGAACCAAGGCTATGAATTTCGTAAGGACCTGAAATCACAGCAAGCGTTGCTAACCAACGTGCGCGGGCATCTGCAAACGCTGAATGCTGTGGAGTTTTCCGACGGAGAATGGCTTCGCTTTGTCGAGACGTTCCTGGATAAGCCGAGCGAAAGCATCGTCGATAAGACTCGCAAGATTCATGACGACTACATCCATGATTTCGTGTTCGACGATGGACGCATCCAGAACATCTACCTGCTCGACAAAAGGAATCCGGCTCGCAACAAGTTGGAGGTGATTCAGCAGTTCGAGCAGACGGGCTCCCACGCCAACCGTTACGACGTCACGATTTTGGTCAACGGGTTGCCGCTGGTGCAGGTGGAACTAAAGAAGCGTGGAGTGGCGATTCGCGAAGCGTTCAATCAAGTGCACCGCTACAGCAAGGAGAGTTTCAATAGTGCGAACTCGCTGTACAAGTATCTGCAGTTGTTCGTCATCTCCAACGGCACCGACACCCGCTACTTTGCCAACACGACGCGGCGTGACAAGAATAGCTTTGACTTCACCATGAACTGGGCGAAGTCGGACAACAGCCTGCTCAAAGACTTGAAGGATTTCACCGCGACCTTCTTTCAGAAGAAGACATTGCTGGAAGTACTCTTGAAGTATGCGGTATTTGATGTCAGCGACACGCTGCTGGTGATGCGCCCTTACCAAATCGCTGCCACAGAACGGATCCTGTGGAAGATCAGCAGTTCGTTTTCCGCGAAGGCATGGAGCAAGCCGGAGAGCGGAGGCTACATCTGGCACACAACGGGATCCGGTAAGACGTTGACCAGTTTCAAGGCAGCGAGATTAGCGACCGAACTGGACTTCATCGACAAAGTGTTCTTTGTGGTGGACCGGAAAGACCTGGACTACCAGACGATGAAGGAGTACCAGCGTTTCTCACCTGATAGCGTCAATGGCTCCGATAGTACAGCTGGGCTCAAACGCAACCTGGATATTGATGATAACAAGATCGTCGTGACGACTATCCAGAAGCTCAACAACCTGATGAAGAGCGAGTCCGACCTGCCGATCTACCAGAAGCAGGTCGTCTTCATCTTTGACGAATGCCACCGCAGCCAATTTGGTGAGGCACAAAAAAATCTCCAGAAGAAGTTCAAGCGATATTACCAGTTCGGTTTCACCGGCACTCCGATCTTCCCTCAAAACGCATTGGGAGCGGAAACAACCGCCAGCGTGTTTGGTCGTGAGTTGCATTCTTACGTGATCACGGACGCCATTCGCGACGAGAAGGTCCTGAAGTTTAAGGTGGACTACAACGACGTCCGCCCACAGTTTAAAGCGATCGAAACTGAGCAGGATGAGAAGAAGCTTACGGCTGCCGAGAACCGTCAGGCTCTTTTGCATCCCGACCGAATTCGTGAAATTTCCCAATACGTTCTGACTCACTTCCGTCAGAAAACGCATCGCTTGCGTGCAAACCGGACGGGCTTCAACGCCATGTTCGCAGTTAGCAGCGTGGACGCGGCCAAGCTTTATTACGAGGCTCTGAACAAGTTGCAGAAGGACAGCGAAAGGCCGCTCCGTATCGCGACCATCTTTTCCTTTGCGGCAAACGAAGAACAAGATGCCGTTGGTGAGATTCAAGATGAGAGTTTCGATGTCTCGGCAATGAACAGTAGTGCGAAGGAGTTTTTGAACACGGCGATTGCCGACTACAACGGCTACTTCAAAACCAGTTTCAGCGTTGATAGCAACGGGTTCCAGAACTACTACCGCGACTTGGCGATGCGTGTGCGGGGGACAAGCAACAGTGGAGTCGAACTCCCGCCAGATCAGAAAGTGGATCTGCTGGTTGTTGTCGGGATGTTTCTTACTGGCTTCGATGCACCACGGCTCAATACCTTGTTCGTGGACAAGAACCTTCGTTACCACGGCTTGATCCAGGCATTCTCGCGTACGAACCGGATCTACGATGCCACCAAGACGTTTGGCAATATCGTTACGTTCCGTGACTTAGAACAGCCAACAGTCGATGCGATCACTCTGTTCGGTGATAGCAACACGAAGAACGTGGTGCTTGAAAAGAGCTACAAAGAATACATGGAGGGCTTCACCGACATCGTCACTGGTCAGGCCAGACGCGGGTTCAAGGAAGTCGTTGCGGAATTGGAGGAACGCTTCCCAAACCCTGATGAGATTGTTCGGGAGAAAGACAAGAAGGATTTCGCGAAGCTGTTTGGCGAATATTTGCGAGTTGAGAATGTCCTGCAGAACTTTGATGAGTTTGCGAGCCTGAAAGCTCTCCAATCCATCGACATGGACGACGCGGAACAAGTCGAAGCCTTCAAAGAAGAGCATTACCTCAGCGACGAAGATCTAGAAGAATTGCAAAACATCCAAGTGCCACCGGATCGCAAGATTCAAGACTACCGCTCGACGTACAACGACATTCGGGACTGGTTGCGGCGTGAGAAAGCCAGCAACGAAACGGAGGAATCCACAATCGACTGGACCGACGTGGTTTTCGAGGTGGATCTGCTGAAGTCACAAGAGATCAATCTGGACTACATTCTGGAACTCATCTTTGAGCATAACAAAAAGACCAAAGACAAATCGCAGTTGCTTGATGAAGTACGCCGGTTGATTCGTGCTAGCGTTGGCAATCGCGCGAAAGAGAGCTTGGTTGTAGACTTCATCAACCAAGCGGATCTTGACGGACTGCCTGACAAAGCCAGTGTGATCGAAGCCTTCTTTGGTTTCGCCCGGGCCGAGCAGCAGCGGGAAGCCGACGAACTGATTACCGACGAAAACTTGAACGCGCTAGAAGCAAAGCGGTATATCAGCACTTCTCTAAGACGTGAGTATGCCAGTGAAAATGGCACGGAGTTGAATGCAATCTTGCCGAAAATGAGTCCGCTTAACCCCCAGTACCTCACGAAGAAGCAAAGCGTGTTTCAAAAGATCGCAGCGTTCGTAGAGAAGTTCAAAGGGGTTGGTGGGGATGTTTGA
- a CDS encoding restriction endonuclease subunit S: MSNVTFLNRLLDGAEVEWTTLGNENLVEVANRGRKPVKASLRAPGPTPYYGANNIQDYVEGHTHEGEYVLVAEDGSTSLENYSIQYATGKFWANNHVHVLRGLASLNSRFLFHYLCIANFLPFLSGGGRAKLTKGRLVEIPIPIPCPSDSKKSLDIQGEIVRILDTFTELTAELTAELTARKKQYNYYRDQLLRFEDGDVEWTTLGDQDCFETGSGGTPSKSKPEYWDGGTIPWLKSESCNNRPVFSAKNFITDLGLKKSSAKLLEAETTLMALVGATIFKTAFIEFKAATNQNIASIKSKRPDLINDKFVFYYLTNMYDVLKSTMSDYGMLNLTSLRQFKIPVPTPAEQNRIVSILDKFDTLTNSISEGLPREIELRQKQYEYYRDLLLSFPKPEEVEA; the protein is encoded by the coding sequence ATGAGTAATGTGACTTTCTTGAACAGACTTCTTGACGGCGCTGAGGTGGAATGGACTACGCTCGGAAATGAGAATCTTGTCGAAGTAGCTAACCGCGGGAGAAAGCCGGTGAAAGCTTCTCTGCGTGCACCCGGTCCAACTCCTTACTACGGCGCGAATAACATCCAAGACTATGTTGAAGGGCATACTCATGAAGGCGAGTATGTACTTGTTGCTGAGGACGGATCCACAAGCCTGGAGAATTATTCAATCCAATACGCAACCGGAAAGTTTTGGGCGAACAATCATGTTCATGTCCTCCGGGGATTAGCATCGCTCAATTCAAGGTTTCTCTTTCACTATCTGTGCATCGCCAACTTCCTTCCCTTCTTGTCTGGCGGCGGTCGGGCAAAGTTAACCAAGGGAAGGCTGGTGGAAATCCCCATCCCGATCCCTTGTCCATCGGACTCGAAGAAATCGCTTGATATTCAGGGGGAAATCGTCCGCATTCTGGACACCTTTACCGAGCTGACCGCCGAGCTGACCGCCGAACTGACCGCCCGCAAGAAACAATACAACTACTATCGCGATCAGTTGTTGCGTTTTGAAGATGGCGATGTCGAGTGGACAACGCTGGGGGATCAAGATTGTTTTGAAACTGGGTCGGGTGGCACTCCCTCAAAGTCAAAGCCTGAATACTGGGATGGTGGAACTATTCCATGGCTCAAGTCAGAGTCTTGCAACAACAGACCGGTTTTTTCGGCCAAGAACTTTATAACGGACCTCGGACTGAAGAAATCAAGTGCGAAGCTCCTGGAGGCAGAGACGACATTAATGGCCCTCGTTGGCGCAACCATTTTCAAAACCGCATTCATCGAGTTTAAGGCAGCGACCAATCAAAATATTGCGAGCATAAAATCAAAACGCCCTGATCTGATCAACGACAAGTTTGTCTTTTACTACCTGACAAATATGTACGACGTACTAAAGTCAACGATGAGCGATTACGGGATGCTCAACCTGACGTCACTGAGACAATTCAAAATCCCAGTGCCAACACCTGCTGAGCAAAATCGCATCGTCTCCATCCTCGACAAGTTCGACACTCTAACCAACTCGATCAGCGAAGGTTTACCACGCGAAATCGAGCTGCGTCAGAAGCAATACGAGTACTACCGCGATCTGCTGTTGAGCTTCCCCAAGCCGGAAGAGGTGGAAGCGTAA
- a CDS encoding type I restriction-modification system subunit M, with protein sequence MTGTQQRAALQRKIWDIANDVRGSVDGWDFKQYVLGTLFYRFISENFSLYIEADDESIDYAALDDSVITPEIKDDAIKTKGYFIYPSQLFANVAKDANTNESLNTDLAAIFAAVESSANGYPSEDDIKGLFADFDTTSNRLGNTVKAKNERLAKVLKRVAELDFSDFEGSQIDLFGDAYEFLISNYAANAGKSGGEFFTPQHVSKLIAMLAMHKQDKVNKIYDPACGSGSLLLQSKKHFDAHIIEEGFFGQEINHTTYNLARMNMFLHNVNYDKFNIKLGNTLTEPEFGDEKPFDAIVSNPPYSVKWIGSDDPTLINDDRFAPAGVLAPKSKADFAFVLHALSYLSSKGRAAIVCFPGIFYRGGAEQKIRKYLIDNNYVETVISLAPNLFFGTTIAVNILVLSKHKTDTNVQFIDASGEEYFKKETNNNVMLDQHIEAIIKAFDSKENVDHFAQSVAYEKIVENECNLSVSSYVDPKDTRDKIDISELNAELKTTVARIDQLRSEIDAILAEIEGEEIGV encoded by the coding sequence ATGACCGGAACCCAACAACGTGCCGCACTGCAACGCAAAATCTGGGACATCGCCAACGACGTGCGTGGCAGCGTGGATGGATGGGACTTCAAGCAGTACGTCCTGGGCACCCTGTTTTACCGCTTTATCAGCGAGAACTTTTCGCTGTACATCGAAGCCGACGATGAGAGCATCGACTATGCCGCCCTCGATGATTCCGTCATTACACCGGAAATCAAAGACGATGCGATCAAGACCAAGGGTTACTTCATCTATCCCAGCCAGTTGTTTGCCAACGTCGCCAAAGATGCCAACACCAACGAAAGCCTGAATACCGATCTAGCGGCGATCTTTGCTGCGGTCGAAAGCTCCGCAAACGGATATCCCTCCGAAGACGACATCAAAGGCTTGTTTGCCGATTTTGACACCACCAGCAACCGCTTGGGTAACACGGTGAAGGCCAAGAATGAACGCTTGGCGAAAGTCCTCAAGCGAGTAGCCGAGCTCGATTTCAGCGACTTTGAAGGCAGCCAGATTGATTTGTTTGGCGACGCCTACGAGTTTCTGATCTCGAACTATGCGGCGAACGCAGGCAAATCCGGTGGCGAGTTCTTCACCCCGCAGCACGTGTCCAAACTGATTGCCATGTTGGCAATGCACAAGCAGGACAAGGTCAACAAGATTTACGATCCGGCGTGCGGCAGCGGTTCATTGCTGCTGCAATCGAAGAAGCACTTTGACGCCCACATCATCGAAGAGGGATTCTTCGGACAGGAGATCAATCATACGACCTACAACCTGGCTCGAATGAATATGTTCCTGCACAATGTCAACTATGACAAGTTCAACATCAAGTTGGGCAATACCCTCACGGAACCGGAGTTTGGAGACGAAAAACCGTTCGACGCGATCGTCTCCAATCCTCCCTACAGCGTGAAATGGATTGGCAGCGACGACCCGACGCTGATCAACGACGACCGCTTTGCTCCGGCGGGAGTGCTGGCTCCCAAGTCGAAGGCAGATTTCGCCTTTGTGCTGCACGCCCTCAGCTATTTGTCTAGCAAAGGCCGGGCGGCGATTGTCTGCTTCCCGGGGATTTTCTATCGTGGTGGAGCCGAGCAGAAAATCCGCAAGTATCTGATCGACAACAACTACGTGGAAACGGTGATCTCGCTCGCTCCGAATCTGTTTTTCGGCACCACCATCGCCGTGAATATTCTGGTGCTGTCCAAGCACAAGACCGACACGAACGTTCAGTTCATCGATGCCAGCGGTGAGGAGTACTTCAAGAAGGAGACCAACAACAACGTGATGCTCGATCAGCACATCGAAGCGATTATAAAGGCCTTCGACAGTAAGGAGAACGTCGATCATTTCGCTCAATCGGTCGCTTACGAAAAGATTGTCGAGAACGAATGCAACCTATCCGTTAGCAGCTATGTCGATCCCAAAGACACTCGCGACAAGATCGATATTTCGGAACTCAACGCCGAGCTGAAAACCACGGTCGCCAGAATCGATCAGTTGCGATCTGAGATTGATGCGATCTTGGCGGAGATCGAAGGAGAGGAGATCGGCGTATGA
- a CDS encoding GIY-YIG nuclease family protein has product MRLVEKSNWTGIGVVFNRSNIKEALGRPEIDRTGVYVLVGRPEDSALPIVYVGEGDPVRERLKSHNSNKDFWDWCVFFVTKDNSLNKAHVQRMECRLLELAREAKQCRLDNRNCPNPPTLSEADEADVDSFLLDMLSVLPLVGLTAFEKPQSRSIAQELLQIEAKGIRATGYEGSSGFVVCAGSGVVGEETPAIQPYVSALRRDLISEGVIVSQNDSLLFSQDHIFGSPSTAAGVILGQSVSGRKRWRTQDGTTLKELQTGDVDNNASFD; this is encoded by the coding sequence TTGCGCCTCGTCGAGAAGTCCAACTGGACAGGCATCGGTGTAGTCTTTAACCGATCAAACATCAAAGAAGCCCTCGGTCGACCAGAGATCGATCGAACGGGTGTCTACGTTCTCGTAGGCCGTCCCGAAGATAGTGCCTTACCGATCGTCTATGTAGGCGAAGGTGATCCAGTCCGCGAGCGCCTTAAGTCCCACAATAGCAACAAGGACTTCTGGGATTGGTGCGTTTTCTTTGTCACCAAGGATAACAGTCTCAACAAAGCACATGTCCAGCGGATGGAATGTCGCCTGCTCGAATTGGCCAGGGAGGCCAAACAGTGTCGACTTGATAATCGCAATTGCCCGAATCCGCCGACCCTCTCAGAAGCCGATGAGGCGGACGTCGATAGCTTTCTGCTAGACATGCTCAGCGTCTTACCACTCGTAGGCCTAACGGCATTTGAGAAGCCCCAATCCCGGTCAATCGCGCAGGAGCTGCTTCAAATCGAAGCCAAGGGGATTCGGGCGACCGGATATGAAGGTTCTAGTGGATTCGTTGTCTGCGCCGGCTCAGGCGTTGTTGGAGAAGAAACTCCCGCTATTCAACCCTATGTATCCGCTCTCCGGCGCGATCTGATCAGCGAAGGTGTGATCGTCAGCCAGAACGATTCGCTTTTGTTCTCTCAGGATCATATCTTCGGCTCCCCATCGACCGCTGCAGGCGTTATCTTGGGGCAATCCGTAAGCGGACGTAAACGGTGGCGGACCCAGGACGGCACCACCCTAAAAGAACTGCAAACCGGTGACGTAGACAACAATGCCTCCTTCGACTAA
- a CDS encoding HTH domain-containing protein, which yields MTDLGWREAIVKVLQDAGEPMHYTEIAEAIADQELRTDFGANPATSVNSTISQSLQNDADSSLFIRVARGQYYLRNPPERLPATGTELNDIVEAASEETGLINAFGMYWARDKVLWKSTPQIFGQQQPGSTPVDFTGQKGVYLLHDARDVVYVGRTTEQPLGVRLKQHTTDRLNGRWDRFSWFGVFDVTEDGTLLGEHSERFSLENLIVTMEALLIEGLEPPQNRKRGDDFRAVEFLQVEDPELEKSHILKLMDELKKKL from the coding sequence ATGACCGATTTGGGGTGGCGGGAGGCCATTGTGAAAGTCCTCCAAGACGCTGGTGAGCCGATGCACTATACGGAAATTGCTGAGGCAATTGCCGACCAGGAATTAAGAACTGATTTTGGCGCAAATCCCGCAACTTCAGTAAACTCGACAATTTCGCAGTCGCTGCAAAATGATGCTGATTCGTCTCTCTTTATACGTGTGGCAAGAGGGCAGTACTACTTGCGGAATCCACCAGAACGATTGCCGGCAACTGGGACTGAGCTAAATGACATTGTCGAGGCAGCTAGTGAGGAAACAGGGCTAATCAATGCCTTCGGGATGTATTGGGCGAGAGACAAGGTTCTGTGGAAGTCGACGCCCCAGATCTTCGGGCAACAACAACCGGGTAGTACGCCAGTGGATTTCACCGGGCAGAAGGGAGTATATCTTCTACACGACGCGAGAGACGTTGTTTACGTTGGACGGACCACCGAACAACCACTTGGAGTGAGATTGAAGCAGCATACGACCGACCGTCTAAATGGTCGTTGGGATCGCTTCTCTTGGTTTGGCGTCTTTGATGTTACCGAAGACGGAACGCTTTTAGGCGAGCACTCTGAGCGATTTTCTCTAGAAAATCTTATTGTGACCATGGAGGCGTTGCTCATCGAGGGCCTTGAGCCACCGCAGAATCGAAAGCGCGGTGACGACTTTCGAGCAGTTGAATTTCTTCAGGTTGAGGATCCGGAGTTGGAGAAGTCGCATATCCTCAAGCTAATGGACGAATTGAAGAAGAAACTTTGA
- a CDS encoding recombinase family protein: MNQRVKLPCKPKTIKCAIYSRKSTEEGLDQDFNSLDAQREAGEAYIKSQLHEGWVCLPDQYDDGGFTGANMERPALRRLLADIESGKVNCVVVYKVDRLSRSLLDFSRIMEVFDKHQVSFVSVTQAFNTASSMGRLVLNVLLSFAQFEREMISERTRDKMAAARRKGKWSGGTPILGYNVENTKLVINEAEARRVQEIFGMYLERKSLLAVAGELHIRGWRNKLWKTRRGTERGGRRFDKGSLYALLTSVIYIGKVRYKNEIHDGEQDGIVAPETFAKVQNLLQKNGQSGGRAVRNKHNALLRGILRCGSCNCGMSHSYSQKKGSRLYRYYVCQKAQKRGWKHCPAPSIPAGEIERFIVDEIKAIGRDPQVIEATLKEARIHAENQSQRLTVERNDLRGELREAHAELSRVAATVGPGDARLANAHDRIGDAERRLTEVENQLAMHACDLIDEAEVTAALADFDAVWQCLEPHEQIRVVELLIDRIEYDGEAGDVSITFRPSGIRTLASELAHREEVAV; encoded by the coding sequence ATGAACCAACGCGTCAAGCTACCGTGCAAACCCAAAACGATCAAATGTGCGATCTATTCGAGAAAGTCGACCGAGGAGGGTCTCGATCAGGACTTCAACTCTCTCGATGCCCAGCGGGAAGCGGGTGAGGCCTACATCAAGAGTCAGCTCCACGAGGGGTGGGTATGTCTCCCGGACCAATACGACGACGGTGGCTTCACCGGAGCCAATATGGAACGACCTGCCCTCCGGCGACTATTGGCGGACATCGAATCAGGCAAGGTAAACTGCGTGGTCGTTTATAAAGTGGATCGCCTCAGCCGGAGCCTGCTCGACTTCTCCCGGATCATGGAGGTCTTCGATAAACATCAGGTTTCCTTCGTCAGCGTGACCCAGGCGTTCAACACAGCTTCCTCCATGGGGCGGCTGGTCCTCAACGTGCTGCTCTCCTTCGCCCAATTCGAACGCGAGATGATTTCGGAACGTACCCGCGACAAAATGGCCGCCGCTCGCCGCAAAGGCAAATGGTCCGGTGGGACGCCGATCCTGGGCTACAACGTCGAGAACACGAAGTTGGTCATCAACGAAGCCGAAGCACGACGGGTCCAAGAGATCTTCGGGATGTACCTGGAACGGAAGTCACTTTTGGCTGTAGCCGGGGAACTCCATATTCGCGGTTGGCGGAACAAACTCTGGAAAACGAGACGCGGAACCGAACGGGGTGGTCGACGATTCGACAAGGGGTCGCTCTATGCCCTGCTGACCAGCGTGATCTATATCGGCAAGGTTCGCTACAAGAACGAGATTCACGACGGCGAGCAGGACGGGATTGTTGCCCCAGAGACGTTCGCCAAGGTTCAGAATCTGCTGCAGAAGAATGGCCAGAGTGGAGGCAGGGCGGTTCGGAATAAGCACAACGCTTTGCTACGAGGAATCCTGAGATGTGGGTCCTGCAACTGTGGAATGAGCCATTCCTACTCGCAGAAGAAAGGAAGCCGTCTCTATCGGTATTACGTCTGCCAAAAAGCCCAGAAGAGAGGCTGGAAGCACTGCCCTGCCCCATCGATACCTGCGGGTGAAATTGAGCGATTCATCGTCGATGAGATCAAGGCAATTGGGCGCGATCCCCAGGTGATTGAAGCAACGTTAAAAGAAGCACGTATTCACGCGGAGAACCAATCCCAGAGGCTCACCGTCGAACGTAACGACCTTCGGGGCGAACTACGCGAAGCACACGCCGAACTATCGCGAGTGGCCGCGACGGTTGGTCCTGGCGACGCTCGACTGGCAAACGCTCACGACCGGATCGGTGATGCAGAGCGACGACTGACCGAGGTTGAAAATCAACTGGCCATGCACGCTTGCGATCTCATTGACGAGGCTGAGGTCACTGCAGCTTTGGCCGACTTCGACGCTGTATGGCAATGCCTGGAGCCACACGAACAGATCCGGGTAGTAGAGCTCTTGATCGATCGGATCGAGTACGACGGTGAAGCGGGGGACGTATCAATTACTTTTCGGCCCAGCGGGATTCGGACGTTGGCGAGTGAATTGGCACATCGAGAGGAGGTGGCGGTATGA
- a CDS encoding DUF2924 domain-containing protein, whose translation MILNIDKEVAAMERMTVNQLREKYDEVFGEPTNGRHKQWLIKRIAWRMQANAEGGLSERARRRAMELANDADLRVTMPRAKKPKPGAEAITVSAPSKTQLSTHLLPGMLLQRVYKGHTIRVKVLTDGFEWEGERYKSLTAVAKAVTGKHWNGFHFFGLRKNGGGK comes from the coding sequence ATGATTCTGAACATTGATAAAGAGGTCGCCGCGATGGAGCGGATGACCGTCAATCAACTGCGGGAGAAGTATGACGAGGTCTTCGGCGAGCCGACCAACGGTAGGCACAAGCAATGGCTGATCAAACGGATTGCCTGGCGGATGCAAGCCAATGCCGAAGGTGGCCTCTCTGAACGTGCCCGGCGCCGCGCGATGGAGTTGGCCAACGATGCCGATCTGAGGGTCACTATGCCAAGGGCTAAGAAACCGAAACCTGGCGCCGAGGCGATAACTGTCTCCGCGCCATCCAAGACCCAGCTAAGTACCCACCTCCTTCCAGGCATGCTCCTACAGCGCGTGTACAAAGGCCACACGATCCGCGTGAAGGTTCTAACCGACGGGTTCGAGTGGGAAGGCGAACGCTACAAATCGCTCACCGCGGTAGCCAAGGCAGTAACTGGCAAGCACTGGAACGGATTTCACTTCTTCGGCCTTCGTAAGAACGGAGGTGGTAAATGA